The sequence ACCGTGTGGATCAGCTTGTTTTCTAATGCAAGATGGGTCTGCCTTTCTCATCTCCTCTGTAAACAAAACCAAGGTAGTATAATGTCAACGGCACTTTGGCTAGGTGATCCAAAAAAGAAAGGAATTATTTAAGCTAGGGAGCAATTCGGGTTTCATGATCAATCCCATGATGTAGATAGCAAGGACTGTCATTACAAGAACCTTTAGCCTCTTCTCACTAGAGAAAAATCCTAACTGGAACAAATAGTAAATACATACTCTCTGGTCAAGAAATTGTGATAGAGGGAAGAAACAAGATAGCAACTGAAAGTATATAATAAATGGCATTCAGAACAATGTAATTCCTGCAGCAAGGGAGAATTCCTTACTTTAAATTACACCCTCATTTCTGTCTGTGGCCTTGCATGAGTAATGTTCATACAAAGATTGATATTTCACTGGAACATACTCCTTGAATCTGTCAGACAATCAACAAAGCTAATTGAGAAGTTGATGATTGTCGATTCAAGAAATCATAAACAAATCCGAGGCAGATAAAGAAGTTTTATGCTGTCAGAAACCTTTGCTCCCAAAAAACTCTTCCCCTTATCCCCATTTTCCAGCGAGGGATAGTAAAACAATGAATATCTTTAAATATTCAGTAAAATAAAGCATTCATATACATGTGCTCCACCTCTTCCTCCCAACCCAAAGAGTTAACTGTCACCAGAAATAATTCTTTTCAATGTCTCGCACTAATAGTGACCAAGGAGGAGCAAAACAACACCACTTATCTACAATAGTTCCTCCTTATAGGTAAAGAAACAAATGAACAATATTAAGCACTTTGGTGTCATCTCTACATCTCCACAATCCACTTTCCATCACCACtttctcctctctctgtcaTAACCTTTACCCACTTTTAAACATTTGTTACAGAACTTATGATCTCCACTTTCTTTTAATAAATTTGGACGAGGAGTCAAATCTTGCCTCCTCCCAACATGCTCACCTCCTTCCATGTCCAATTCATCCTAAGATACAACGTTGTGGAGCATCACTGAGGGGAATACATACTCTGAGATGAAGAGTGGTTAAAAAACCAGACTGCTTGGGGACCAGAGCTAGAGCATGACCAAAAGACTATGGGAGATAGATCATAGATGACAGTAAGAAAAACATTatgacatatatatatgataccCGTGAAGAAGTGAGATCCTGTCAGGAAAAGAAAATAATCTTGCAATTGATTGCAGAACAAGGTCGATCTTCATTGCTTTTGACTTCAGTGCCTTCATAAAGTTCACAAATTCTTTATACTCGGCATCATCAAGCTTTTCTCGAACCTACGAGGCATATGTAAATAGATTGTTAGATTGGAACATATGATAAAGTACTATCAAGTTAGAACTTAGAAGAGTCAAAAAGTAGTACTCCAGAATCAAGATGTTGTAGAACAACAGCAAAGACACTTATGCAAAGTCAGTGGTGAGAGCAATTACCAAAATGATTCAATCAATTTCAGGTATAACAgtaaaaacatgcattcattcaaCAGCATCTGCATTTACAGTTATCTTCCAGCTCTAAGTAGCAAGAGTGTGACCAGTTTTCACCGGCAGCGGTTTCAAGTATAAAACATTCCCAAATGCAGATGCCTAGTTAAATCCTATCCTAGATAAtgaggaaaaagaagaagaaaaacccTCCACCTGAGAGAGAAAAGCTGATCCCCTTTTCTCGTCATTATGAGGCACAGTCTGAGAAACAACATCCTTGTGTAAGTGTTCCCGATTTGTAAGTGCCACATTTTTCTTTTGGGAAAAAAATTCATCACCAACCAGGACTTCTACATTTTCTTGAGGATTCTCAGAACTGAAATTCTCGGTCACTTGAAGGTGTTCATATTTTAGTAAATTTTTCAACtgcatttcaaacttctcatcatgttttgattgattGGGCCCTGTTATCAATAAGCTAGGTTTCTTCGATGAGCAAGGTGCAATCAGTTCACCAGTATCTTCATCCAAACCATCAATTTTTTGGTTTGCACTTACGATCAAAGTTCTTTTCCTTGGGTTTAAATCACTCGAGCAAATCACCGTTGAATCTTGAAAAGACTTGTCTGGAGTCAGATGTGAGCGGTTGGCAGGAACTATCTCTCTAAGCTTGCCAGAAATATTTCCTTGTTTGATTTGTTTGACAGAAGATGCTGTCTCCAAGGAGAAAGTTGGGTGTATGGGTGTAGTCTGAAGACAATTcggagagaaaaaggaaacatcTAACAACCGAATAAAGCATGTGCATCACTTCAAATCCGAATAAAATGGAATTACGGGAAAATAGCAAACTAGCATTTACCTGGGGAACAAGAGGCTTGTTAAGGTGAAACTTGCCCAGAAGTTGGCTTTCTGAAACTTTCAGATTTTCTGCAATGATCAACATGTAACTACAGAATTGTTCTTATCCATATATCCGATGGTATTCTGGGAAATATATAAAACACTAAACTGTATCTTCATATCGTGTTATAATAAGCAAAAGAGTAATGAAACCTGTTAAATCAAACTTCGTCAAATTAACATCACATTATATCCACAAAAGTGTTCATTCATTTGTTAGGTTAATATTGGCATAGTTTCATCTGATCAACTTTTTTCTCTAAAGTTCCACTGGGGCTCCCCTCAATTTGGTTATCCTTTGTATTAGCAAAGCCATATGTGCCCATATTGCCCTCTATCAATTTGTGACATGAACAAAGGACACAATTTCAAGCAATAGACAATGCTTCTAAATGAAAATCATGTACGCCGATATGCAAAGTGAAAAGGACTTTAACTTTGCAGTTTGCACATGCTCTTGAATTTGCAATGCAGAGCATCTCATGACTCATAAATACCCAAGCACCGACAAACATTTCAGTATTTACAAGCCCACTAAGAATTAACTAAAACATGACATATAATGACTCAGAACCACATTACTTTGCGATGTACAATAACTCCGCATGTCGTACAGGATTATTAAGCATTATACAGgagaaaaataaatttctttaaatttatttacaCATGACACGAATGAGTGTTAGATCTTTCATAAAATACATTGAAACAAGCACAAGAAAATTTAGCACTTGACATTAGGCATTAGCAAACTAAAAAATCCTTACCCTGATATTCACTTCGCGCCAATTCTAGTTTCGTAGGGCCACGAGTTCCTCCATCTCGAAAAAATCGAGTCAATGTGTAAACTACATCACCAAATTTCGAGTAACACTGCAACACAagttaaagtttttttttttttttgaaaaaagagAGACAGAAGAGGAGACAAAACAAACCACCAAACCACCCCCACCCCCCACACACACAATACAGACAAACCTACTTTGACGTGAGGTTGTATCCACCGGGAGATTTGAGATTGACGGTTCGAATATGTGAACCTGGTTATGATTAAGAAGATGAATTATAAATAGTTTCATGGTGACCTTAAATATATCCATACATGTTTGAACAATTGAAGCCAAATAATCATATTATACAACAGAGGGTAAACATTTAGTGGACAAAGATTGCAATCGATACTACATTAGCAGTCAATAAAATACTAGGTTTCAATAAATGCTTCGCCAATGGGCCTATATAACCAGCACACGGAAAAAATCGTCAATGGGCCTATATAACCAGCACACGGAAAAAATATGGTTACGGTGATCAAAAGCGTCAAAGCATTTATAGATGTGATAATTCTCCAGGTTTTCCAGCATGGTTGATTTGAAGTATCCAAAAAAGACTTCCCATTGCAATCTAACAATACCGGAAACTGAATATTTGTTTGAAGGTCGATGGGATGTTGTCCACCATCGAGAAACAGTGACAAAAGAAGGTGTCCAATTTAATTTATTCGAGAAACTAAGCTTGCAATGACTTGCGATCCTAAGGTCACAATAATTTCCTCAACTCTAGCATCAGCATCAAAGATGCGGTCATCAACCACAACTACCTCTCATCACAAAATAGAATTGCTCCATAATCATGTTGATGACGAATGACACGACCAACAGCCTGATTTACAGCCCGTGATGCTTGTTGAGAGTACCACTCTTCTCCAGTCAAACCCTGTCCTTTCACAGAGACATCAGTAAATTTTCATGATAGTTAAGCATAAAAAATTGCTACATAAAAGACCCATTTATCTAAATATGTTAGCAACCAGAAATACCTTGATGTTGATCATTTTAGAGTGTGCCTGTTGATCCAAGTACTCACGCTTCAGGCGAACCTGTCTCCAGCCATAACATGAAAAAGTTCCTTAAAGCAACATGAAAAAGTTCCTTAAAGCAAGTTAGAGAGTCATCTCACCttcagttttcttgaaaatgaaATGGTAGTTATATTTCACCgctatacatatattttttctaaattaacATGATGGTCATTTATCTAGTCAGCGCCAAATCGTAGTAACAAAAATCTCGCAAACCAACTAAAGAACTTTTGTATGATTTTTTATATAAGCTTACATTCAATGATTGTAAAATTCAAGTCATGTGGTTCATGGAAAGAAACGACTCATCTTACAGCCTTAAAAGTTTTTAAAGGTGTACAAATATGCCTGAAAAAACATGCAAGATGTTGATCACGATTTAGCTATTAGAAAAtacaagacaaaaaaaaaaggaaaaaaatgaaaaaactaAGTTGAAAACACAACATTGTAAAAGGAAAATAGTTCTCATTTCATGTATCACAAAGCAAAAGTCAGTGAATAAGCTTTTCTTTTTATATACTGCATGGTATTTCTTGTATTGGATAAGGCCGTACATCGCAGGTGTTGAAAATTTGCTAATAATGATAAAACACTTTGATGTGGCATTATATGCCAGACCTTGACAGATTCCCACATGTGAAGAGTAAAGAAAGAAGTTAACATTGACAAGCGAACTCGATAGGGCAGTCAACTGGTTGGGTGTTTGGACAGTGGGCCAAAATTAACCCCGCCAGGTATAATCAGTTTTCCTAAATTTTGACTCGATAGCTACCCTTATCCAGTTGGCAGGCCCAGCCCAGATTAACCCAGTCTAGGATAGATTGAGGCCAGTGAACTTTGGTAGCGGAAAACGGTCATATATATTGTATACAGGACAAAAGAACAAACCTTGGGTTCAGCCATGGCAGCAAATGGTAAGCCAGTGATGACCACAGCTCTGCCAGCATGGTCAGCAAAGTCCAAGCCTTCACTCACCTATAATATATGATAGAAATTATAACAGAGTTCATCTTACACACATGAAGCAGCAGACACATTTTGGTACCATTTTTATGAAGAAATACAGTTTTTAAGAACCAAATAAAGGAAAAAAGATAGTAATGAAGCATACTAAACCGTTTGAAAGGATTTATCAAAAATGGGCCAAATAGTTTACCATCAGATCTCGTAGAAATGTCAGCTAAGTTTGCCAGATACGTTCAAAAATCCAGATGAGACATGTGATGACAAATTAGATCATGCCAATATTTTTGCAGTGTGACAAGATCAGGCATAGAAACCTACAAACTTTTGAAATACAAGTGAAGAATGTGATTTTTGGATGGTTCAACAATACAAACATGCATGTATAAAGATTCAAATGAAACAAGCCATGTAAGCTGGAGGACAAAAGAAACTTGCAAATTTACTCAGGTATACCACACCTTTCCGCGACAAACAGCAAAAAATATAGCCCCAGAAGTTGTTGCCTCCTTTAAGTTATTCATATAATCCTGTTCAAGAATATATGGATTGGGCAAAAATTTTCAGATAAAACTTCTAAACAGAAGAAGCATAAAGCAACAAATCTTGCATTCAGACAACTTACTTCAATTGCCAGAGAAAAAAGTGAGGCTTGCCTTGGTTCCACAACAGGTGACTTGAACTTGCACATTCTTTCCCAGATTGTATTTGAATTAGCTGAATTTTGTTGGCCCTGCAAATGTGGGGTTTCATCGATCAAAGGAAATCCAGGCAAACCAATTTTATAACTGAACTTAGATGCCTTACATTAGTTTTCCAGCAGTCGATGCATTGCTCCATAAGGTAGTAAGATGGAAAAAATACCAAGAGCCCATCTGGTACAATTCTTGCAAAATTGACTGAGACATCAATCAGAATTTAGTATGTCCTCATTCAAATTCCTACTCAAAATTCAGTAGACATTCTTTTACTGATATAAAGATCTACATAGATGTTGTCTATAGTATATTCCAAACATCTgccattcaaaaatatctcTGTGAAATATGCATACCAATAGCATTGCCAAGTTCCACCTTGTACTCAACAGAACCACGATTGCGATAAGAAGAATTGAAAGAATAGCCAGATGGCCCAACTGGTGCAACTCCAGCCCATATCTGATTTCCTGATATAACGTGAGGATTCTCCAAACGAACAGGAAATTCTCTGCGACGTGGAAAAATGTCAGCAGATGATTCACCAGAGCAATTATGAAAATGATTCTGAGAGATCACTGCCTTTATGAATAGTCACTCACAACTTCAATTCTTCTGCAAATGAATCAAGCGGTGATAATGTGCCAGATGTCAAAATGATGGATCCAACACCCAGTCTCAAGAATTCTTCCATCGCGATTCCCGGATTGAAGCACCACCAGCTAAATGTTCTTGAAGTTTTCGCTGAATTCTCCCACACCAATTCATCAGCCCTTATCAGAACACTTGCTTTGTATTTCACACATTTTCCAAATtacggtaaaaattaaaattgcaaaCAAAGTTTTACAGCCTTAAGTGAACTTTCAATTTCAAATAAAGATGGATTAAAGATAATGTCCTTGTTGATTTAAGCACTAAGGTCACGGGTTTGATGAAATATATGTATGGTCCAATCGCATATCTAAGACTACAAGACTAATAAAGAATGGAAAATGGAGGGCATTCCACAGAATTCATTCGCACATCCTACTGAACAGATGGAACAGAAAACAGACATGAGCATGATTCAATGCACAAGTACTATGTTCTTCTGCGGATATAATTTGGCACAAGGCATGTGTATGAACGTAATACTCAAACTTTTATGAAATGATGAACTTGTAATTAAGCAATCAAATGATCATTGACAAGAATAAAATGATACTGTTGAAGTGAGTCAAACTATTCGATATCAATCAACAGGTAGGTTCGTGACCACATTCTATGTGCATCATGAAGACCAACGTATCACTGCCTTAATTAGAATTAACTGCAAGAAGATGCCATAACAATAGACTCCGCACATTCTTGGACAAATGGTGCAGACTACGAGAAAATATACAAACTAAGGGGAAACGTAAAGCTAGAATGCTAGATGTTTATCCTTTAATGAGAATGGAGTTCACAAGCTACCTTTAAAGGCATCTGCAACTTTAGCTTCAACTTCCTGGACATGAAGCTGTCAAAGGTCAAGGTACCATGTCAGTAAATATGCGCAGGTGAAGTAGCCTGTTGACATGAAACTGTCAAACCTTGTAAATCTAGAATATCAATATAAAACAAAGGGAGTTAATTTAACTCACCCGATAGTATTGGGCGTGAGCAGTACTGTTATCTCTAAAAATTAGTCTAAGAATGTCACCCATGCTCTCTAATCTGCAAACAAATCCATTCGTTTTATTCAATCCTCCACTTTCACTGGTGTTTGCATCTGATGAAAGTATAAGATAGATACTATGTAAGATCATAAATAATGCTAAGTTCCATCTTTTAGAATACAATCTCATCTAGTAAGTTGAAACTGCAAAGAGGAATAGAAAGAGAGTATTGACAGTCAATTCAGAAACTGCTTACCTTCTTCAAGAAGCACACAtgctttatcgatgatattcatGAGCATGGTAGCTGTTTCCTGAGTTATATTTAGCTCAGATAATAGCTCATATATGTAGGGCCCAGCTTTTGTAAACCCTAACTCTCTCGATTCAATAGGCACCTCAGCTATTCGCTTCTCCAGCTTCATTAGAAGGGCTGCACAAACACCAGCATTAATGACAATTATGATTTAACATCTTGGGAAAACCAACTTTAGACTATGCATGAATAATAGCGCGTTTGGTTGGAGAAGCCAAGGGATGAAAAAGGTTGGGGGGGGGGCTTTTCTAAAAAAGTTGTAATGTTAGGTAACAAAAgctgttttaaaaaaacactttaaaAAGTGCTAAATAGAAGCTAGAATTTCTAGCTTTTGAGATTTTGCTTCTAATTATCCAAAcgtcaaaataaaaaacaaaaccaTTTTTCAACATTATCCAAACGTAAAAAtcgcttttttttttaataaaaacatttaaaaaaactggacttatttaattgttttttaaagTTACAACTTCATCCAAACGGGCTCTAAGAAGAAATAAGCTCTTTTCAAGTCAGCATGCCACTACATCTGAATATATTTCAAAACAGATACTATTGTTATGGAGAACAATATTAATTGAGATGGATGAATGGTTAATGCGTGTTAGGGATTGGCTTCACCACTGTTTAGttaaaaaccaattaattgAGAAGGTATCATCAAGAGGAATGCGATTTTTTTACCTCGGAGAATAGCAAAATTATCCGGATTACAAGATTTATCATTTGACATGTCCCTTCTAGTAATAGAAAGATCAACACAATTTTTCGCCTCAGATATGCAAGCTGACAATAGGCTTGAAGGCAGGTCAAAAGAGGCTGCATCAGCACACAAACCTTCCTGCATTTGTCAAATAATTTTCAGAACTTGCTTTTTATAAGAAGATTGATTTGTTCCTGAAATCTGGAAAACGTAATAGGAAAAAACAATGATACAGTCAACGTACTAAGTTATGAGCTTCATCAAAAATGAGGATGCTGTTATTCCAATCAATGGTTAGTGATTTTCTATTTCCACGATCAATAAGATAGTTGTAGGGTGCAAATAAGATGTCAACAGCTTTGTGCAACTCCCTCGACAGGTAATAGGGGCACCTAAGACAGCGGAGGAGTCATGTGCAAATTCAGCTTTATCAACTGcctcttataaataatatttaaaacgaGTAAACCTACGGTCCCGAGCTTCTCCCAAGATTGACCAAGTCCTCAATATCAATTGGATCATCTCCAAGACTTGAAttattcttcaaaaattctgTAAACAACATAGAGGGAATTATATAACGTATGTCCATAATTTAGTAATTTACGCAATACATTACGCAAaccaaaatattataatatggACGTCAACAACAGAACACAGAATCACAATGGTCAGCATCAAAATGTTCAATTATACTCTATCAGCCACAAATTTAAAAGGCCAAGAGATATATGCAATACGACTATACGAGGAAGCAGacgaaaatattataatatggACATAAACAACTAAACACAGAATCACAATGGTTAAATGTTCAATATACACTATATCAGCCACAAATTTAAAAGGCCAAGAGATTTAACTTTGTGCAACATTTGCACACCAGTAATCGTTTGCTCACTGTAAATGTCATTCTCATTAAATTCATTCCTTCTCGATGTcataaataactaaaattgcTTTGTTTTCTAAAAATAATGTCCATGTTTAGCATCATGCATTTTGAACGATAACTGACTGACTAATTTCCGAAGCCTTGGCATGTAAACACAGCTTAAAATTCATATTCATGGTAGCGAAGCATGTCTCTAACTACTTCAAAATGTATCGCATACCTGTAACACGTGAAAAGTGAGCACAATATCTTTTGGTACGTTTTTTGCATAGGGCATGACAAGCATTTGTCTGCGTCTTTCCATGAAGTTGACTTACTTCGTCATGAATGCACAATTGCTCTCGAGATCCCAACACCACCATTTTGGGTCTGAACTTTATTGAGTTTAATCTAAGTTAGTTCAATATATCTATAGACAAAGATATAAATGTTACTTAATGTAAATGTCATTCCATCCAAAATTCATGAGAACTGGTATCAGTTGAAATGGACCAGAACATAATCAGAAACTGTCCCAAATGTCTAACAGTCACATGGTATGAATATGAACTACAGTGGAATATATACAAAGTAACAAATGCCAGACCTAAATCTGTTCTAGAATGGAAAATGCAATGAATTATTCCTGTGGAAAAGTtgtcaatttttgcatctagaTCCCATGTAATCATAGTCCTTACTGAGTGCAAGGTACAAAAAATATCCAGGTATGAACAAGAAAATGAATCAACTTTTAAACAGGAGCGGCTAGAAAATTAACAGGGCATAAAACCTGCAATGAACTGCTGAAAGAAACCAAAAGGAAAATTGTTAATGGTGTAATCGAACTGCTCTTGAAAGAGATGAATGCACGGCAAGTAAATAATCAGAAGAATTCTCTCACTAGATTTCAATAAGCTTTCACAGCGAGCAAAAACTATTTGCGAAACTATATTCGAACGGAAAGGGTAGATACATCTCGACAAAGTCCATAGCCCCTCGGAGTCAGAATGTTTCATGTTTCGTTTCTATGTAATACATTTCATTTCCTGCTCATCCCTTACCCCGTTATAAATGTTCATTTCATGAGGAATCAAACACACAAACAAAAAACGCATAATTAGTGACCCCATGAGTTCCCGTTTCTGGAAGCCTCATGAAGCAAAGGCATTTGAACAAAACGGTCCTCAAACTCCAAAGAAACTATAACCAAATAGAGCTGACCTATAGTTGGACCTCTTCAGCTCTTGTATCACTTGCCGAATCTGGCTGTGGGTGCGAGATGTGTAGATTATGGTCGGATATTTAGAGGATCGGGATTGCGACAGTTCTTCATCTGTAAATTGGCTTCCTCTTGTATGACTTCTTTCACTCCAACCTCTTGAAAAATCACCCAAACTTTTCCTCCAAGCTAATGTGGCACATAAAAGACACAACGTCTTTCCGGTTCCAGTGGGACTTTCCAATAGTGCATTACATTTCTGGCATCATTATCGGTTATACATAACTGAATGAGATTTCAATAACATGGATGAAACAGTGTAACAAATGAACATCTTATTTGTGGAAATTCCAAGCATAACACAGAATCTGGAGAAACAATCCATATGGTATCTACAGGAAATAAGAATAACAATACCAACACACCGAATTcgtaaacaaaaataaatcttTAAGACCAAATTCACACATCCAACCcagaaagaaataaataatGATCCATAATATTAAAGATCCTcacttgattaaaaaaaaagaggTTATTTCTTATGCAAAATATAATTCTTTAAATTGCGTAGCATCTAACAAAGCCACTTTGCGTGTCTGACTTAATCAGACAACCACAGTTTTAGCTGCTGCGAAATGGGGAAAAAATTACAAGCCTGAGACAGACATTTAATTGAATCTTTTCACCCCTGTACTGGGTGTGGCAGCGAATAATCTGAGAAAAACGTTATACTAAACAATCAGGCGGcgtgaaatatgaaaacaaaacGGAATTTAAGCAATCATACGTCTTGAAGAGACTGGATAACTTTTTCCATGTAAACGATCTGGCAATCGTAGGCCTCGTAAGGGAAATCCACATCGATTCCCCTGATTTTGTATGTGGGCATGCTGATTTGATAAAACTTTCGAAGTACGCTATGTGGAGAATTATGCTGGACTTGGAGCCCTAACAGCACTGAGCTCCTCTTCCCGCCATTTTGCTGTGTGTTTTGTGCTATAAACAAAGCGCGCGACGTCGTGTCACCAGATGGTTGGTTGAGTAAATGGGTTAATTTACACGATAGTAGTCCTTTAGCTTTTATTAAGTTACGTACACCTcctttttgttatatttattttaaataatattgatcATATTAATAAATTGTCAAAGCAAATCAGTCGTTGTAGTATAGTGGTGAGTATTCCCGCCTGTCACGCGGGTGACCCGGGTTcgatccccggcaacggcgattttttttttttatttttttatttatgtttttgtctaaggtagtgtttggataCTTTACATTATCTGCAAAGTCCAGCGAAACATGGTAAATATGAATAAGAACCAacgaaaaacaaataaattaataataaacaaataaattgacatttttcagaaatgAATATTTATAATGTTATACCAAAAGTGAAGGTGTTAAGTCCTTAATTTTATCTATATCATACGAATGTGTCGGACAACCTAAATGATCTTGAGGTTTTCAATTATATTGGAAGTAACGCGCATTATAACATAAACTTTTGTAAACCATAATTGTTCGTTAACCTACCAATTGTTGAAATTTTATAATCATTAAGAGCATCTGTAATGGAGGAGGTTTATAAACGGTAAACCTCCCCTTAAAAATCCTCCCCCATTACTGGGGTGGggtttataaaaattttcaaaaaccggTCTCAACCCAAGATTTTGGGACCgggtttaaattttttattattattattttatacaattGTGCGCACTTCCCCATAGAGAGCTGctgactttttttaaaaaaaaaattatttttattttaaattcccttttagtTTATTATCTAtactaatttaaatttaaattttgtagTTGTAATTTTGTTTGTATTTGTGTTTgcatttgaatattttatttatctcgtATGtgtattttgttttcatttcaccattttatgtaattttatagttttttaatatatcataaattttttattgaacacattaattaataatatatacaaattaaattattaataaaaaatgaaattggGAATAAGAAAATATAATTGAAGATATTTAGTTGATAGTGGGACCCATAAAAATATAGTTGAAGAGGTTTATGATAATGGAGAGAGGTTTTAAAAATGTGTGAGGTTTTTAACTTTTTATGTGGCAGTGATGTGGCAGAGAATAAACTCCTTGTACAGGTTTATGATTACGGATGCCCTAATACACCAGATTTTCTATCCTATTTGGTGTCATTTGGGTATGTATTTCGCGCTATATTATTGATCAAATATTTGTCGtatattatttttgatgaaaagaATTAAATGAACATCTGGTTATCTATATAtgacaaatataatatataatcgaTAAAATAGTCAAATATATAcattttgttgtgaaaaagtaaaaatttacggtaaaaagtaaatactccaaaactcaaaatatatcaaactctacactttataatatttttctctcaactcaattgtatttttcatcacaaatgaagacctatttatagatccacatttgagattagtccaaaaataaatacatcatcatctacatcatcacacactaattttccacattttacaactcaatattcaacattcaacattcaatattcaatattcaatattcaacataataataataataatatatttttcaacactcccccatgtgatgatgatcgtgatatgatgactgtctttattacatgttttatactgactcgttaaaaaccttactaggaaaaatccagtgggataaaaaccatagtaaaaaaaaaagagtgcagccacgtaaactccccctcatgttaacatgagtgattcttcacatattccgtagattgcgcatcccaatgttgtatatatgctttctgaatatcgtcgtgggaagtgcctttgtgaagagatctgatgagttttcacttgattgaatgtaacagatatcaatatctttattcttctcaagctcttgagtgtaggcaaagaattttggggggatatgtttggttctgtcacttttgatgtatccttctttcatttgagcaatacatgcagcattatcttcatatagtgTGTAGCGACccacccggatccactacctaatcagagttaagagcataattaatcatgcattaaataaaatcgctgcggaagacttaaatacaagcagaccggcagaatacaac comes from Henckelia pumila isolate YLH828 chromosome 4, ASM3356847v2, whole genome shotgun sequence and encodes:
- the LOC140863865 gene encoding regulator of telomere elongation helicase 1 homolog isoform X1, which codes for MPTYKIRGIDVDFPYEAYDCQIVYMEKVIQSLQDKCNALLESPTGTGKTLCLLCATLAWRKSLGDFSRGWSERSHTRGSQFTDEELSQSRSSKYPTIIYTSRTHSQIRQVIQELKRSNYRPKMVVLGSREQLCIHDEVSQLHGKTQTNACHALCKKRTKRYCAHFSRVTEFLKNNSSLGDDPIDIEDLVNLGRSSGPCPYYLSRELHKAVDILFAPYNYLIDRGNRKSLTIDWNNSILIFDEAHNLEGLCADAASFDLPSSLLSACISEAKNCVDLSITRRDMSNDKSCNPDNFAILRALLMKLEKRIAEVPIESRELGFTKAGPYIYELLSELNITQETATMLMNIIDKACVLLEEDANTSESGGLNKTNGFVCRLESMGDILRLIFRDNSTAHAQYYRLHVQEVEAKVADAFKAKTSRTFSWWCFNPGIAMEEFLRLGVGSIILTSGTLSPLDSFAEELKLEFPVRLENPHVISGNQIWAGVAPVGPSGYSFNSSYRNRGSVEYKVELGNAIVNFARIVPDGLLVFFPSYYLMEQCIDCWKTNGQQNSANSNTIWERMCKFKSPVVEPRQASLFSLAIEDYMNNLKEATTSGAIFFAVCRGKVSEGLDFADHAGRAVVITGLPFAAMAEPKVRLKREYLDQQAHSKMINIKGLTGEEWYSQQASRAVNQAVGRVIRHQHDYGAILFCDERFTYSNRQSQISRWIQPHVKCYSKFGDVVYTLTRFFRDGGTRGPTKLELARSEYQENLKVSESQLLGKFHLNKPLVPQTTPIHPTFSLETASSVKQIKQGNISGKLREIVPANRSHLTPDKSFQDSTVICSSDLNPRKRTLIVSANQKIDGLDEDTGELIAPCSSKKPSLLITGPNQSKHDEKFEMQLKNLLKYEHLQVTENFSSENPQENVEVLVGDEFFSQKKNVALTNREHLHKDVVSQTVPHNDEKRGSAFLSQVREKLDDAEYKEFVNFMKALKSKAMKIDLVLQSIARLFSFPDRISLLHGFKEYVPVKYQSLYEHYSCKATDRNEGVI
- the LOC140863865 gene encoding regulator of telomere elongation helicase 1 homolog isoform X2; the encoded protein is MIQLILRTWSILGEARDRRCPYYLSRELHKAVDILFAPYNYLIDRGNRKSLTIDWNNSILIFDEAHNLEGLCADAASFDLPSSLLSACISEAKNCVDLSITRRDMSNDKSCNPDNFAILRALLMKLEKRIAEVPIESRELGFTKAGPYIYELLSELNITQETATMLMNIIDKACVLLEEDANTSESGGLNKTNGFVCRLESMGDILRLIFRDNSTAHAQYYRLHVQEVEAKVADAFKAKTSRTFSWWCFNPGIAMEEFLRLGVGSIILTSGTLSPLDSFAEELKLEFPVRLENPHVISGNQIWAGVAPVGPSGYSFNSSYRNRGSVEYKVELGNAIVNFARIVPDGLLVFFPSYYLMEQCIDCWKTNGQQNSANSNTIWERMCKFKSPVVEPRQASLFSLAIEDYMNNLKEATTSGAIFFAVCRGKVSEGLDFADHAGRAVVITGLPFAAMAEPKVRLKREYLDQQAHSKMINIKGLTGEEWYSQQASRAVNQAVGRVIRHQHDYGAILFCDERFTYSNRQSQISRWIQPHVKCYSKFGDVVYTLTRFFRDGGTRGPTKLELARSEYQENLKVSESQLLGKFHLNKPLVPQTTPIHPTFSLETASSVKQIKQGNISGKLREIVPANRSHLTPDKSFQDSTVICSSDLNPRKRTLIVSANQKIDGLDEDTGELIAPCSSKKPSLLITGPNQSKHDEKFEMQLKNLLKYEHLQVTENFSSENPQENVEVLVGDEFFSQKKNVALTNREHLHKDVVSQTVPHNDEKRGSAFLSQVREKLDDAEYKEFVNFMKALKSKAMKIDLVLQSIARLFSFPDRISLLHGFKEYVPVKYQSLYEHYSCKATDRNEGVI